In one window of Kosmotoga pacifica DNA:
- a CDS encoding extracellular solute-binding protein — protein MKRTVLVFVFLALSLLLLSAGKIELLFWTHEDPNRTEIENRYIEEFESMYPNVTIKRVTYPSRKIQETILTAFAVHKGPDIFNMEINDEYPYIVNQRVAPVDPKAAGYDSLQAIYDDYLAGVLDPVTYNGKLYGLPLELTNWCIFINKKYFREVGLDPEKDYPKTWEEMLEVSEKLVIREGEILKRRGFDFRYPYYLTFLVPMVEQLGGAFLSEDGKTAIINDEAWLKVLEYFQEWGPNGRNLGSPTYTNARKLFNKDNNSVAMCLTGLYQEGRIRADNPDFYNSGEWMVVPFPRFKDAVNDLGSAYYGHYYMVNAESSKEKQEWAWKFIAFMLNHPEEYLTKVGLIQPKKALIESDIFKNIPYADVFLNDMAKSHIITIHERAPMMQDYLKEVIEAVMLTRTSPKVALRVLKMKMQELLEEEW, from the coding sequence ATGAAACGCACTGTATTGGTATTTGTGTTTCTTGCGCTTTCTTTACTGCTTCTAAGCGCTGGAAAGATTGAGCTTCTTTTCTGGACGCATGAAGATCCCAACAGAACGGAAATTGAAAACAGGTACATTGAAGAATTTGAAAGCATGTATCCCAACGTAACGATCAAAAGAGTTACCTATCCTTCAAGGAAAATCCAGGAAACTATCCTAACAGCCTTCGCTGTTCACAAAGGACCCGATATCTTCAACATGGAGATCAACGACGAGTACCCCTATATTGTTAACCAAAGGGTTGCGCCCGTAGATCCCAAAGCAGCGGGATACGATAGCCTTCAAGCAATATACGATGACTACCTGGCGGGAGTGCTTGACCCTGTAACTTACAATGGTAAGCTGTACGGTCTACCCCTGGAACTGACAAACTGGTGCATTTTTATCAACAAAAAGTACTTCAGGGAAGTGGGCCTCGATCCTGAAAAGGATTACCCGAAGACCTGGGAAGAGATGCTAGAAGTATCTGAAAAACTCGTGATAAGAGAAGGAGAAATTCTTAAGAGACGTGGCTTCGACTTCCGTTATCCCTATTATCTGACATTCCTTGTTCCTATGGTCGAACAACTGGGTGGAGCATTCCTCAGTGAAGACGGGAAAACTGCCATCATAAACGATGAAGCCTGGCTGAAAGTGCTGGAATACTTCCAGGAGTGGGGACCCAACGGCAGAAACCTTGGTTCACCAACCTACACAAATGCCAGAAAGCTCTTCAACAAAGACAATAACTCTGTTGCCATGTGTCTTACGGGACTCTATCAGGAAGGAAGGATTAGAGCAGATAACCCCGACTTCTACAACAGTGGCGAATGGATGGTTGTACCTTTCCCGAGATTTAAAGACGCGGTGAATGACCTCGGCAGCGCTTATTATGGCCATTATTACATGGTCAACGCGGAAAGTTCTAAAGAAAAGCAGGAATGGGCCTGGAAGTTCATCGCTTTTATGCTGAACCATCCTGAAGAATACCTCACAAAGGTTGGTCTTATTCAACCCAAAAAAGCGCTCATCGAATCTGATATATTCAAGAATATCCCTTACGCAGACGTCTTCTTGAATGACATGGCAAAGTCCCACATCATCACCATTCACGAAAGGGCTCCCATGATGCAGGATTATCTCAAAGAAGTCATCGAAGCCGTTATGCTCACAAGAACCTCTCCAAAGGTTGCTCTAAGAGTTCTCAAAATGAAAATGCAGGAATTACTGGAGGAAGAATGGTAA
- a CDS encoding ABC transporter permease, giving the protein MLKDSLIIFRKELKSLFKDRRTIFFLIILPLVLMPGLFVTIGLSISAQEKQATKTVYRVGFVNLPDKEFSNILSNILLYETFEVSDYDVVADSDRTVIVEFSDSDGKLTAKIYYNSVSSKSRYAMQAIRSALNSYEKVLLARNLNKYSLTLEDLNLVNTSSIDMAPEEAQGTDFLAAMLPYMILIYIFAGSMNIGLDATAGEKERGTLSSILVNQVSRTSIATGKVLYVMTAGLINSVSTFVGLVIAFGIVGNIAGDELSMNLSSLTFGKLLGLLIIILTVAGLASAVIVLLGSLARSVKEGGAYVMPFYIGAVILGVATMQMDSSRSIMISLIPILNSIFSMKDIITAQFSMLKFLLMILSNISVMAIVIYFVARLYNSEKILESSE; this is encoded by the coding sequence ATGCTTAAGGACTCTTTGATTATCTTCAGGAAAGAGCTTAAAAGTTTGTTTAAAGATAGAAGGACAATATTCTTCCTAATAATCCTCCCCTTAGTGTTAATGCCCGGTTTATTTGTAACCATTGGCCTTTCAATATCAGCGCAGGAAAAGCAGGCCACAAAAACGGTTTACAGAGTGGGGTTTGTGAACCTGCCGGATAAAGAATTCTCTAACATTCTGTCTAACATACTCCTTTATGAAACATTCGAGGTCAGTGATTACGACGTGGTTGCAGACTCAGATAGAACTGTGATCGTTGAGTTCAGCGATAGTGATGGAAAACTTACAGCAAAGATATACTACAATTCCGTTTCCAGCAAATCAAGGTATGCCATGCAGGCAATCAGAAGCGCCCTTAACAGCTACGAAAAAGTGCTTCTTGCAAGGAATTTGAATAAATATTCTCTTACCCTTGAAGATCTTAACCTTGTTAATACTTCTAGCATCGATATGGCGCCGGAGGAAGCCCAGGGAACAGATTTTCTTGCAGCTATGCTTCCCTATATGATTCTCATCTACATCTTCGCCGGTTCTATGAATATAGGTCTGGACGCAACAGCAGGTGAAAAAGAAAGGGGAACCTTATCCTCCATCCTCGTAAATCAAGTTTCACGCACTTCTATAGCGACCGGGAAAGTTCTCTATGTGATGACGGCAGGGCTTATAAACAGTGTTTCCACGTTTGTTGGTCTGGTGATAGCCTTTGGAATTGTTGGAAATATTGCTGGTGATGAATTATCAATGAACCTCTCCAGTCTGACTTTCGGAAAACTCCTTGGTCTTCTGATAATCATACTTACCGTTGCTGGACTCGCTTCTGCCGTGATCGTTTTGCTCGGTAGTCTCGCCAGAAGTGTGAAAGAAGGTGGAGCATATGTCATGCCTTTTTATATCGGCGCTGTGATACTCGGAGTCGCCACGATGCAGATGGATTCTTCGCGAAGTATTATGATATCCCTAATTCCTATACTCAACAGTATCTTCAGTATGAAAGACATCATCACCGCACAGTTCTCAATGCTGAAATTCCTACTGATGATACTGAGTAATATCAGCGTGATGGCCATCGTGATCTATTTTGTTGCAAGATTGTACAATTCGGAAAAGATTCTCGAAAGCAGTGAATGA
- a CDS encoding helix-turn-helix transcriptional regulator: MKNRLKEFRVKRGDLTQEELAVKVNVSRQTIIAVEKGKFNPSVKLALKLAKVLNCSVEELFTLEEGDWDDR, from the coding sequence ATGAAAAACAGGCTTAAAGAATTCAGGGTAAAACGCGGAGACCTCACTCAGGAAGAACTTGCGGTCAAGGTTAACGTTAGCCGGCAAACGATAATTGCTGTTGAGAAAGGGAAATTCAATCCATCGGTGAAACTGGCTTTAAAGCTTGCAAAGGTTCTTAATTGTTCGGTGGAAGAGCTTTTCACTCTAGAGGAAGGTGATTGGGATGATCGGTAG
- a CDS encoding ABC transporter ATP-binding protein — protein MVVKLQEVYKTFKGKKGIIKAVNGVSFEAAPGEIFGLLGPNGAGKTTTLRLISTLLKPDSGKVNVFGYDTVKNAREVRMRIGFLTSDMKLSGNLSPRELMYFFGDLNHIDRAIVSSRIDTLTDYLGMHDFLDERVSKLSTGMKQKAAIAVSLIHDPEVIVFDEPTNGLDIITARTVTEIIKDFRKQGKTVIISTHVMSVAEKLCDRVGIILNGRLVENDRLEELYKKYNSNDLEDIFFAVAEKEGELANA, from the coding sequence ATGGTGGTAAAGCTACAGGAAGTATATAAGACTTTCAAAGGTAAGAAAGGAATTATAAAAGCGGTTAATGGCGTTTCGTTCGAGGCTGCACCAGGGGAGATATTTGGCCTGCTGGGACCGAACGGAGCGGGAAAGACAACTACGCTTAGGTTGATATCAACACTTCTAAAACCTGATTCTGGTAAAGTCAATGTCTTTGGCTATGACACCGTGAAAAACGCCCGGGAAGTTCGAATGAGAATAGGCTTTTTGACAAGTGATATGAAATTATCTGGAAATCTGTCACCAAGAGAATTGATGTACTTCTTCGGTGATTTGAACCATATTGACAGAGCAATAGTTAGCAGCAGGATAGATACACTGACTGACTATCTTGGGATGCACGACTTTCTCGATGAGCGGGTCAGTAAGCTCTCCACCGGGATGAAGCAGAAAGCGGCGATAGCAGTGAGTCTCATCCATGATCCGGAAGTTATTGTCTTTGACGAGCCCACAAATGGACTGGACATTATCACAGCCAGAACCGTCACAGAGATCATAAAGGATTTTCGAAAACAAGGAAAGACGGTGATAATTTCCACGCACGTGATGTCAGTAGCAGAAAAGCTATGTGATAGAGTAGGAATCATATTGAATGGTAGACTCGTGGAAAATGATCGCCTTGAGGAGCTATATAAGAAGTACAATTCAAACGACCTGGAAGATATTTTCTTTGCTGTAGCCGAAAAAGAGGGGGAATTAGCCAATGCTTAA
- a CDS encoding MazG nucleotide pyrophosphohydrolase domain-containing protein, with the protein MRLLAIGVCEHNEKVLVLEKFGRLSLPVVEVVSGEPRDELKTFFLRSLGVEVEIGKLFGEKYITDNDELLLFYIIPPISRLKEAREANWVKMTGENLKKMDLANVVDILLENPVKEILKLQEIVERNMDRCPWGSQQTIEDALKELISEIEEFEAELDVKNWTKAFFEVGDIVYDALLLAWIYAREHDVTPDTILRKVNNKISKRKPWLFSETRISLEEAKKLWNYYKSLES; encoded by the coding sequence ATGCGATTACTTGCGATAGGGGTGTGCGAACACAATGAAAAGGTATTGGTACTGGAAAAATTTGGAAGACTAAGCCTTCCTGTTGTAGAAGTGGTTTCGGGAGAACCCCGCGATGAATTGAAGACGTTTTTCTTACGTTCTCTGGGCGTTGAAGTGGAGATTGGAAAACTTTTTGGAGAGAAGTACATAACCGATAACGATGAGCTGTTGCTTTTCTATATAATTCCTCCAATTTCCCGACTTAAAGAAGCCAGAGAAGCTAACTGGGTTAAGATGACCGGAGAAAACCTGAAAAAGATGGATCTTGCAAATGTTGTGGATATTCTGTTGGAAAACCCCGTAAAAGAAATTTTGAAGTTGCAGGAAATAGTGGAAAGAAATATGGATAGATGTCCCTGGGGTTCACAACAAACGATAGAAGATGCGTTGAAAGAGCTGATCTCTGAAATTGAAGAATTCGAAGCCGAACTCGATGTGAAGAACTGGACCAAAGCCTTTTTTGAAGTGGGTGATATAGTTTACGACGCGCTTCTGTTGGCCTGGATATACGCCCGGGAACACGATGTAACCCCTGATACAATCCTCAGAAAAGTCAACAACAAGATTTCAAAAAGAAAACCCTGGCTTTTCTCAGAGACCAGAATTTCTCTGGAGGAAGCTAAAAAGCTGTGGAATTATTATAAATCCCTTGAGAGTTAA
- the guaA gene encoding glutamine-hydrolyzing GMP synthase, translated as MKKILVVDYGSQYTRLIARRLRELGVYSEVVHHSDDVETEDLMGVILSGGPRSVTSKGAPSLPTWLREVDVPILGICYGMQLLVKEFGGLVEKTETAEYGRTEVIVKKPASIFEGISERLNVWMSHGDSVVKVPEGFEVIAVTENDIPAALSSLDGMIWTLQFHPEVKHTEMGMEIINNFLFNICHADRNWTIEDFLERKVEEIREEVGDGKAILGLSGGVDSSVAAVLVHKAIGDRLINIFVDHGLLRLHEEKEVPMVFKDKLGLNLDVVRAKDRFLKRLQGVTDPEEKRKIIGEEFIRVFEEEAEKLGGRFLVQGTIYSDVIESAASGKETAKIKSHHNVGGLPERMNLKIIEPLRYLFKDEVRRLGELLGIPGEILYRHPFPGPGLGIRIIGEVTEDKLRILKEADAIFIELLKESGWYEKVWQAFAVLLDLKTVGVVGDERAYEYVIALRAVNSVEGMTADWSKLPYELLDEAARRICNRVKGAGRVVYDITSKPPATIEWE; from the coding sequence ATGAAAAAAATACTCGTCGTGGACTATGGCTCTCAATACACGAGACTCATTGCGCGGAGATTGAGGGAGCTCGGTGTTTACAGCGAAGTCGTACATCACAGTGATGATGTTGAAACTGAGGATCTAATGGGAGTTATTCTTTCAGGTGGACCCCGTAGCGTGACCTCAAAAGGGGCACCTTCGTTACCGACCTGGCTTAGAGAAGTGGATGTTCCTATTCTTGGAATCTGTTATGGTATGCAATTGCTGGTTAAAGAATTTGGGGGACTTGTAGAAAAAACCGAAACTGCTGAATATGGAAGAACAGAGGTAATAGTGAAAAAACCGGCGTCTATTTTTGAAGGCATATCCGAGCGGTTGAATGTCTGGATGAGCCATGGAGACAGCGTTGTAAAAGTTCCGGAAGGTTTTGAAGTTATCGCTGTCACAGAAAACGATATCCCCGCGGCCCTCAGTTCATTGGATGGAATGATCTGGACGCTGCAGTTTCACCCGGAAGTAAAACACACTGAAATGGGTATGGAAATAATAAATAACTTTCTTTTCAATATATGCCACGCTGACAGAAATTGGACTATTGAGGATTTTTTGGAAAGGAAAGTTGAGGAAATAAGAGAAGAAGTTGGTGATGGGAAAGCTATTCTAGGGTTATCCGGTGGCGTGGATTCATCCGTAGCCGCGGTACTCGTCCACAAAGCCATAGGAGACAGACTGATTAATATCTTCGTGGACCATGGATTATTGAGGTTGCACGAAGAAAAAGAGGTACCCATGGTCTTCAAAGACAAACTCGGTTTGAACCTCGATGTAGTTAGAGCGAAGGACCGCTTTCTCAAGCGGTTACAGGGTGTTACAGATCCGGAAGAGAAACGGAAGATTATAGGAGAGGAATTTATCAGGGTATTTGAAGAAGAGGCGGAAAAACTCGGGGGGAGATTCCTCGTTCAGGGAACGATCTACTCCGATGTAATCGAAAGTGCAGCATCAGGCAAGGAAACGGCAAAGATCAAGTCTCACCACAACGTTGGCGGTCTACCGGAAAGAATGAATTTAAAAATAATAGAGCCGCTCCGGTATCTTTTCAAAGATGAAGTCCGGAGACTGGGAGAACTCCTCGGGATTCCTGGAGAAATACTCTATCGCCACCCATTCCCCGGTCCCGGCCTGGGAATCAGGATTATAGGAGAGGTAACTGAAGATAAGCTTAGGATACTGAAAGAAGCCGATGCGATATTCATCGAACTCCTCAAAGAGAGCGGCTGGTATGAAAAGGTTTGGCAGGCTTTCGCTGTTCTTCTTGACCTCAAAACAGTAGGTGTGGTGGGTGATGAAAGGGCATACGAATACGTGATAGCACTCAGAGCTGTAAACAGTGTAGAGGGTATGACTGCCGATTGGTCGAAACTCCCCTATGAGCTCCTCGATGAAGCGGCACGTCGGATATGTAATAGGGTAAAAGGTGCTGGTCGGGTGGTGTATGATATCACTTCCAAACCACCTGCAACGATTGAATGGGAGTGA
- a CDS encoding PAS domain S-box protein has translation MHELHRKGKNFLIWGFIAVVTMIVWVALFPRSGSLDLPDILSHSFLLAAFLFGFYYAMDAKIAPLTFGWGLFSYGMLLNLLENFTKESPTIRSYLGLFFNSAGIVFVVWGLYLFAVKEAVKERETRMLEEKYKILFESANDAILIIKLNEIIDCNPKALELFKCKEEKLSGKTLDALSSKEQPNGETREILRRLYFAYQGKPQFFEWRFSRCDGSTFDAEVNMSEFNVNKEAFIQATIRDISERKTMEKKLLEEKQKYRALFENNNDAVVIKDLRTGDIEINAKATEMLGYNSDEVQKLDINKIISQDEIGDTKKKLKMLKEKGYLPIYERTLVRKDGTKIPVEINVALVKDENGNPIYIQGVVRDISQRKKYIELLKMERDRAKKYFDIAGVIMVVINKDGNVELINQKGSDILGYSKDEILGKNWFNNFIPERVRERARKLFDSIISGILEPYEYFEIPVLTKSGEERLIAWHNTSLKNDSGEIYGTLSSGEDVTERKKFEEELFKSKEKFRGLVSSMDDFVFTLDRNFRVTGLYGRWAENLGIKFDDYMGKAALELFGESGIIHMKANEEVLKGKIQVYEWSLQLKDKVMHFQTKLSPLYDSAGNVVGIVGVSRDVTQLKEDKVLLQRWVNFHRILNETLTHILQGNFNENPFKNILEKCVNAIPNAQAGALFLKDEDGQYRIVGAIGYDFEKLSQIRFKPEELIHPGTNEVLVIKDFSRDYDLDNDRLKILLEAGKIREIKAALSIPIEIDGEIRAFFNLDNFETTKAFDNIALEMAEILGRTIGVLLERLQLERELRGKQKKLEFISTHDALTNLPNRRFLYEYASRQLALAKRQAKPLSVLYLDLNGFKKVNDTYGHEIGDALLKKIADRLKSSLRESDVVARFGGDEFVFLLPDTDSEGAIETAKRLLASLKEPFNISGKTLKISASFGVATFPQDGKDLKELLRKADEAMYQAKNNEKPFHVYYKKTS, from the coding sequence ATGCATGAACTTCACAGAAAAGGAAAAAATTTCTTAATCTGGGGATTCATAGCAGTTGTGACTATGATTGTATGGGTTGCACTTTTCCCCAGAAGTGGTTCGCTGGATTTACCTGACATTCTCTCACACAGCTTCCTGTTGGCAGCATTTCTCTTTGGCTTTTATTATGCTATGGATGCGAAAATCGCACCACTTACCTTTGGGTGGGGGCTCTTCAGTTACGGGATGCTATTGAATCTACTGGAAAACTTCACGAAGGAATCACCAACCATACGCTCGTATCTTGGATTATTCTTCAATTCTGCCGGAATTGTTTTTGTCGTGTGGGGGCTGTATCTCTTTGCAGTGAAAGAAGCTGTCAAAGAAAGAGAAACCCGCATGCTTGAAGAAAAGTACAAGATTCTCTTCGAAAGTGCAAACGATGCGATTTTGATAATCAAATTGAACGAAATTATTGATTGCAATCCAAAAGCACTGGAACTATTCAAATGCAAAGAGGAAAAATTATCTGGGAAAACACTGGATGCTCTCTCCTCGAAAGAGCAACCAAACGGAGAAACACGTGAGATTCTTAGAAGACTCTATTTCGCCTATCAGGGAAAGCCTCAGTTTTTTGAGTGGAGATTCTCTCGATGTGACGGCTCAACATTTGATGCAGAAGTTAACATGAGCGAATTTAACGTGAACAAAGAGGCATTCATTCAGGCGACAATCAGGGACATTTCTGAAAGGAAAACTATGGAAAAGAAATTGCTGGAAGAAAAGCAAAAATACAGAGCACTCTTTGAAAACAACAATGACGCCGTCGTTATAAAAGACCTGAGAACCGGTGATATTGAGATTAATGCAAAAGCTACTGAAATGCTGGGATATAACTCAGATGAAGTCCAGAAACTGGATATCAATAAGATAATCTCCCAGGATGAGATCGGGGACACTAAAAAGAAGCTGAAGATGTTGAAGGAAAAAGGCTATCTTCCTATTTACGAAAGAACATTAGTGCGAAAAGATGGCACAAAAATTCCTGTTGAGATAAATGTTGCTCTGGTGAAAGACGAAAATGGAAATCCCATATATATCCAGGGCGTCGTGAGAGATATCTCTCAAAGAAAGAAATACATCGAACTGCTCAAAATGGAAAGAGATAGGGCAAAGAAATACTTCGATATCGCTGGAGTCATCATGGTCGTGATCAATAAAGATGGAAATGTGGAACTGATAAACCAAAAAGGTTCTGACATCTTGGGGTACAGCAAGGATGAAATACTCGGCAAAAACTGGTTCAACAATTTCATCCCTGAAAGAGTACGAGAACGCGCTAGGAAGTTATTCGATTCGATTATCTCAGGTATTCTAGAACCTTATGAATATTTTGAAATCCCTGTGTTGACGAAAAGTGGCGAAGAAAGGCTCATCGCATGGCACAACACCAGTTTGAAGAACGACAGTGGTGAAATCTACGGTACGTTAAGTTCAGGTGAAGACGTAACCGAGCGCAAGAAGTTTGAAGAGGAACTGTTCAAGAGTAAAGAAAAGTTCCGCGGATTGGTCAGTTCGATGGATGATTTTGTCTTCACGCTGGACAGGAATTTCAGGGTAACAGGACTTTACGGTCGTTGGGCTGAAAATTTGGGGATAAAGTTCGATGACTACATGGGTAAAGCAGCATTAGAGCTATTTGGTGAGAGCGGGATAATCCACATGAAAGCTAATGAAGAGGTCTTGAAGGGAAAAATACAGGTGTACGAATGGTCCCTGCAGTTGAAGGACAAGGTTATGCACTTCCAGACAAAACTTTCCCCTCTCTACGATTCCGCCGGCAACGTTGTAGGAATTGTTGGTGTTAGCAGGGACGTTACTCAATTAAAAGAAGACAAGGTTTTACTCCAGAGGTGGGTGAATTTCCACCGCATCTTGAACGAAACTTTAACACACATTCTCCAGGGGAATTTCAATGAAAACCCATTCAAAAATATACTGGAAAAGTGCGTCAATGCTATACCGAATGCACAGGCCGGGGCTCTCTTTTTGAAAGATGAGGATGGGCAATACAGGATTGTTGGAGCTATTGGTTACGATTTCGAGAAATTGAGCCAAATTCGTTTTAAACCTGAGGAGCTGATTCATCCTGGAACAAATGAAGTGCTTGTGATTAAAGACTTTTCCCGCGATTATGATTTGGACAATGACCGGTTGAAAATCCTTTTGGAAGCAGGCAAAATACGTGAGATAAAAGCGGCACTTTCCATCCCAATAGAAATCGACGGAGAAATCAGAGCGTTCTTCAATCTGGACAACTTTGAAACAACAAAAGCTTTCGATAATATCGCTCTGGAAATGGCGGAGATTTTAGGTAGAACGATAGGTGTTCTTTTAGAACGTTTACAGCTTGAAAGAGAATTAAGAGGTAAGCAAAAGAAATTGGAATTCATCTCCACACATGATGCACTTACAAATCTTCCAAACAGAAGATTCCTATATGAATATGCTTCACGACAATTGGCTTTAGCGAAAAGGCAGGCTAAACCACTGAGCGTGCTATATTTAGATCTCAACGGCTTTAAAAAGGTCAATGACACTTATGGACATGAAATCGGCGATGCTTTGTTGAAAAAGATCGCTGATCGCCTTAAATCCTCTTTGAGGGAAAGCGATGTGGTCGCAAGGTTTGGTGGCGACGAGTTCGTGTTCCTCTTACCCGATACTGATAGCGAAGGTGCCATTGAGACTGCAAAAAGACTGCTGGCCAGCTTGAAGGAGCCTTTCAACATATCAGGAAAAACTCTGAAAATCTCCGCTAGCTTTGGGGTAGCAACGTTCCCACAGGATGGCAAAGATCTAAAAGAGTTGCTTCGTAAAGCCGATGAAGCCATGTATCAGGCAAAAAACAACGAAAAACCTTTCCACGTTTATTACAAGAAAACGAGCTGA
- a CDS encoding carbohydrate ABC transporter permease — MPRKQKRSHRGIERKKAIWGWIFVSPSLLFFSIFSFYPIANAFYTSLFKKDLLSLRPPKFVGLKQYTYLLSSPTFWNSMKATFVFTMGTFVPLVVFSMVFAAFIMSRKRFQKFFQMAYYSPAVLSSVVAAAIWLLILDPRGLANQFLNFIMNTPGIDHKWLATVGMVRFSTILVYFWKYVGYFTIIFIAGMASIPRNFHEAARIDGASSWQIFWHITFPLIKPTTLLVSIVAMIQCLKTFSTQYLFVQSGAPRSPIDVITLNIYFTAIRDHRIGRASAMSIILFGIMLFFTWLQLRVSRSEEVSYM, encoded by the coding sequence GTGCCTCGAAAGCAGAAACGGAGTCACAGGGGTATCGAAAGAAAGAAAGCCATCTGGGGCTGGATATTTGTATCACCTTCGCTGTTGTTCTTTTCGATATTCAGTTTTTATCCAATAGCTAACGCCTTTTATACAAGCCTTTTTAAGAAAGACCTCCTCTCGTTGAGACCACCAAAATTCGTGGGACTTAAACAGTATACATATCTGCTCAGCTCTCCGACCTTCTGGAATTCCATGAAAGCCACCTTTGTTTTCACAATGGGAACCTTTGTGCCGCTCGTGGTTTTCAGCATGGTTTTCGCAGCCTTCATTATGTCTAGAAAGCGCTTTCAGAAGTTTTTCCAGATGGCCTATTATTCCCCGGCCGTGCTTTCCTCGGTTGTGGCGGCTGCTATCTGGCTACTCATTCTTGATCCCCGTGGTTTAGCAAACCAGTTTTTGAACTTCATCATGAATACACCGGGAATAGACCACAAATGGCTCGCCACCGTTGGAATGGTGCGGTTCTCAACAATTCTAGTGTATTTCTGGAAATATGTTGGCTACTTCACGATAATCTTCATTGCGGGTATGGCGAGCATTCCAAGGAACTTCCACGAAGCTGCCAGGATAGATGGCGCCAGCTCATGGCAGATATTCTGGCACATAACGTTCCCTCTCATCAAACCTACAACGCTTCTGGTTTCAATAGTCGCGATGATACAGTGTTTAAAGACTTTCAGTACCCAGTACCTGTTCGTTCAGTCGGGAGCTCCAAGAAGCCCCATTGACGTTATAACCCTTAATATTTATTTCACAGCCATTCGTGATCACAGAATCGGACGGGCTAGCGCAATGAGTATCATCCTATTTGGAATCATGCTCTTCTTCACTTGGTTACAACTGAGAGTTTCCAGATCTGAAGAAGTAAGTTATATGTGA
- a CDS encoding peroxiredoxin — translation MLSTGDIAVDFELFNTELEKVKLSQFKGKKVVLVFYPGAFTSVCQKELCAFRDSITNFEKLDAVVLGISVDSPFVNKAFKEQNMISFELLSDYGREVSRMYGGVYKDFAGMEGYSASKRSVFVINPEGIITYSWATDNPGEEPDYERVFAEVEKLN, via the coding sequence ATGTTGAGCACAGGTGATATAGCTGTTGATTTCGAACTTTTCAATACAGAGCTGGAGAAAGTGAAACTCTCGCAATTCAAAGGAAAGAAAGTGGTCTTGGTTTTCTACCCCGGTGCCTTCACGAGTGTCTGCCAAAAAGAACTGTGTGCGTTCAGAGACAGCATCACGAATTTTGAAAAACTCGATGCTGTGGTACTGGGTATAAGTGTGGACAGTCCCTTTGTAAACAAAGCCTTCAAAGAACAAAATATGATCTCTTTCGAACTTCTTTCAGATTACGGCAGAGAGGTTTCGAGAATGTATGGAGGTGTTTACAAAGATTTCGCTGGTATGGAAGGATATAGCGCTTCAAAAAGGAGCGTGTTTGTGATAAATCCTGAAGGCATCATCACATATAGTTGGGCCACAGACAACCCTGGCGAAGAACCCGATTATGAACGCGTCTTCGCCGAAGTTGAAAAACTCAATTAA
- a CDS encoding DegV family protein gives MIGILCDTGSDLPLELANKDLIEIVPLKLMMGDKEYHENEVTEEEILKFMESGIPKTSLPSYEDVKRGFENLIGRGYKEIIVVNISGKLSGTHNLFKLVGSQVSEENPDLKIEYIDSLTLSGGIALLIDRAVELIESGMDFRGIVFELKKCAMEKVKVFFVLPTLKFLRAGGRIGKVSAIIGEALNFKPVVSIGQEGDLIAVAKARGMKKAVGKLLQKIEETLKEKKLRAIGVYHSGDDEDTLRFVEKIKKKLLEIKAPKIIERKISSVLLVHAGKGLVGVAILLV, from the coding sequence ATGATAGGGATTCTGTGTGATACGGGTTCAGATCTCCCATTAGAATTAGCAAATAAGGATTTAATCGAGATAGTACCTTTGAAACTTATGATGGGTGATAAAGAATATCACGAAAACGAAGTCACCGAAGAAGAAATTTTGAAGTTCATGGAGAGCGGGATACCGAAAACCTCACTTCCTTCGTATGAAGATGTGAAACGAGGATTTGAAAATCTTATTGGCAGGGGTTACAAGGAAATCATAGTGGTGAATATTTCCGGGAAACTCAGTGGTACTCACAATCTCTTTAAATTGGTGGGTTCACAGGTTTCTGAGGAGAACCCTGATCTGAAGATCGAATATATTGATTCGCTGACTCTCTCTGGTGGGATAGCACTATTGATTGACCGAGCAGTGGAACTCATTGAATCTGGCATGGATTTTAGAGGCATTGTGTTTGAGCTCAAGAAATGCGCTATGGAAAAGGTGAAAGTGTTCTTCGTGTTGCCGACACTGAAATTCCTCAGGGCTGGTGGACGTATAGGGAAGGTTAGTGCCATCATCGGCGAAGCCCTCAATTTCAAACCCGTGGTATCAATAGGCCAGGAAGGAGATTTAATTGCTGTTGCAAAAGCCCGTGGTATGAAGAAAGCCGTTGGAAAATTACTCCAGAAAATAGAAGAAACATTAAAAGAGAAAAAGCTCAGGGCCATTGGAGTCTATCATTCCGGTGACGATGAAGATACATTGAGGTTCGTGGAAAAGATAAAGAAGAAGCTCTTAGAAATCAAAGCACCAAAGATCATCGAGAGAAAAATATCTTCGGTACTCCTTGTTCATGCTGGAAAAGGACTCGTTGGTGTGGCGATTCTTCTTGTATAA